The Geobacter sp. genome has a window encoding:
- a CDS encoding EamA family transporter: protein MSSLAFFLIVVSAVMHALWNLLVKQSRHKTVFIWWMFVSSGSMFTLTLPLMPGPFPVPDLRVLVLGLAGAVCFVLYHLLNGRAYRGGDLSMVYPLSQTAMVYVPLWGIFLLGERLTPVGGAGILLVVAGAYSVQLQRLSLGELLRPFKSFGSPSVRAALGAGFVYSLGAIVDKTGVGFYSPLYFTHILVIAMLAMMTVNIMRSCYRSQIMAEFRENRLLILASGPVMMGSFLSFRYGLKLAPMSYAVPVRQVSIMVGVLIGVIFLNEPCGRFRLTAALLILAGAALIRLG from the coding sequence ATGAGTTCACTGGCGTTTTTCCTTATCGTCGTTTCTGCGGTGATGCATGCCCTTTGGAACCTGCTGGTCAAGCAGAGCCGCCACAAGACGGTCTTTATCTGGTGGATGTTCGTCAGCTCCGGCAGCATGTTCACCCTGACCCTCCCCTTGATGCCCGGCCCGTTTCCCGTTCCCGACCTGCGTGTCCTGGTGCTCGGCCTGGCCGGTGCGGTCTGTTTCGTCCTCTACCATCTCCTGAACGGGCGTGCCTACCGGGGCGGCGACCTTTCGATGGTCTATCCCCTTTCCCAGACCGCCATGGTCTATGTGCCGCTCTGGGGGATCTTTCTCCTGGGGGAACGGCTGACGCCGGTGGGTGGCGCCGGCATCCTGCTGGTGGTTGCCGGGGCTTATTCGGTGCAGTTGCAGCGGCTCTCGCTGGGGGAGCTGCTGCGGCCGTTCAAAAGTTTTGGCAGCCCCTCGGTGCGGGCCGCCCTGGGGGCCGGGTTCGTCTACTCCCTGGGTGCCATCGTCGACAAGACCGGTGTCGGCTTCTATTCCCCCCTCTATTTCACCCATATCTTGGTGATTGCCATGCTGGCGATGATGACCGTCAACATCATGCGCAGCTGCTACCGCTCCCAGATCATGGCCGAGTTCCGGGAGAACCGGTTGCTGATCCTGGCCAGCGGCCCGGTGATGATGGGGTCGTTTCTCTCCTTCCGCTATGGGCTGAAACTCGCCCCGATGAGCTATGCCGTGCCGGTGCGGCAGGTGAGCATCATGGTCGGGGTGCTGATCGGCGTCATCTTCCTCAATGAGCCGTGCGGCCGGTTCCGGCTGACGGCAGCCCTCTTGATCCTTGCAGGTGCGGCCCTGATCCGTCTCGGCTGA
- a CDS encoding HDOD domain-containing protein, with translation MGVLFQVDLSFMPLHDILQWIDMNRLSCVATITLEGEGGMTFYLETGKIIFAASQKKGNRLGEFLVKEGALGEMQVIQALTASRSAGISFTRYLVENGLISGRALSEVFTQLVEKLLIEVFSCKHGSVSVTSPLPDSVLNGPIHLETGRILFDAVRVFDEMNRDSLERDAAIEAINQRLYKEEFQLPVLPGMLMQLISLMEDEKTTFQDMAKLIMTDQVLISRILKIANSPFYGGSGQVDSIHFAIVRLGMREIMNIVTGIQINSLQSSDIPQERLQVILDDALKTAFVASGLARRCRLDPEEAFLGGLLLDLGKTVILSVAKDFHIEPSFLEDLLATRHAEIGALIAKKWNYPESIQNLIRYHHNRNFGGMVNRMIALIQVADQVVQAGSEKGVDHELLGSIDLSLDTVMEIYPKAMDSFYQIKSL, from the coding sequence GGATCGACATGAACCGGCTCTCCTGCGTGGCAACCATTACGCTGGAGGGGGAGGGGGGGATGACCTTTTACCTGGAGACCGGCAAGATCATCTTTGCTGCCTCCCAGAAGAAGGGGAACCGCCTGGGGGAATTCCTGGTGAAGGAGGGCGCTCTGGGCGAGATGCAGGTCATCCAGGCCCTGACCGCCAGCCGCTCTGCTGGCATCTCTTTTACCCGCTACCTGGTGGAGAACGGCCTGATCTCCGGCCGCGCCCTCTCCGAGGTCTTTACCCAGCTGGTGGAAAAACTCCTCATCGAGGTCTTTTCCTGCAAGCACGGTTCGGTGTCGGTCACGTCGCCGCTGCCCGATTCGGTGCTGAACGGCCCGATCCACCTGGAAACCGGCCGCATCCTGTTCGACGCGGTCCGCGTCTTCGACGAGATGAACCGGGACTCCCTTGAGCGGGACGCTGCCATCGAGGCGATCAACCAGCGGCTCTACAAGGAAGAGTTCCAGCTGCCGGTTCTTCCCGGCATGCTGATGCAGCTGATCTCTCTCATGGAGGACGAGAAGACCACCTTCCAAGACATGGCCAAGCTGATCATGACCGACCAGGTGCTGATCTCGCGCATCCTGAAGATTGCCAACTCCCCGTTCTACGGCGGCAGCGGCCAGGTCGATTCCATCCACTTCGCCATTGTCCGGCTCGGCATGCGGGAGATCATGAACATCGTCACCGGCATCCAGATCAACTCCCTGCAGAGCAGCGACATCCCCCAGGAGCGGCTGCAGGTCATCCTGGACGATGCCCTGAAGACCGCCTTCGTGGCCAGCGGGCTTGCCCGCCGCTGCCGCCTCGATCCCGAGGAGGCCTTTCTCGGCGGGCTGCTGCTCGACCTGGGCAAGACCGTCATCCTGAGCGTTGCCAAGGATTTCCATATCGAACCGTCGTTCCTGGAAGACCTGCTCGCCACCCGCCATGCCGAGATCGGCGCACTGATCGCCAAGAAGTGGAACTACCCCGAATCGATCCAGAACCTGATCCGCTACCACCACAACCGCAATTTCGGCGGCATGGTGAACCGGATGATCGCCCTGATCCAGGTGGCCGACCAGGTGGTCCAGGCGGGGTCGGAAAAGGGGGTCGACCACGAACTGCTCGGCTCCATCGATCTCTCCCTCGACACGGTCATGGAGATCTATCCCAAGGCCATGGATTCCTTCTACCAGATCAAGTCGCTCTGA
- a CDS encoding cyclic nucleotide-binding domain-containing protein — protein sequence MIFKSDERRFDNIIKNIPFFKGLGDEELEQVERLIVKKRFNKDQIVLYEEDTANYMYLVYAGKVRIVKMNEEGREQIIGIHKKGDFFGEMALLDGKTSPASVIAHEDVVIGFLSKEDFDQHLMSNEEIRRRIIDLLCFRLRDSWAMIKILSFDNAEHRVMAVLDRLQALYGVVDDRGIIINIKLTHQQMASYAAVARETVTRVLSRLERDGLIEVQDNKAILLNKSFYAQFKGVA from the coding sequence ATGATCTTTAAGAGTGATGAACGAAGGTTTGACAATATCATCAAGAATATCCCGTTCTTCAAGGGTCTGGGAGACGAGGAGCTGGAGCAGGTCGAGCGGCTGATCGTCAAGAAGCGCTTTAACAAGGATCAGATTGTCCTGTACGAGGAGGATACGGCGAACTACATGTACCTGGTCTATGCCGGCAAGGTGCGGATCGTGAAGATGAACGAGGAGGGGCGGGAGCAGATCATCGGCATCCACAAGAAAGGGGACTTCTTCGGCGAGATGGCGCTTCTGGACGGCAAGACCTCGCCGGCGTCGGTTATCGCCCACGAGGACGTGGTGATCGGCTTTCTCTCCAAGGAGGATTTCGACCAGCACCTGATGAGCAACGAAGAGATCCGCCGCAGGATCATCGATCTCCTCTGTTTCCGCCTGCGCGATTCCTGGGCCATGATCAAGATCTTGAGCTTCGACAATGCCGAGCACCGGGTCATGGCGGTGCTCGACCGTCTGCAGGCGCTTTACGGCGTGGTGGACGACCGCGGCATCATCATCAACATCAAGCTGACCCACCAGCAGATGGCCAGTTACGCGGCGGTTGCCAGGGAGACGGTGACCAGGGTCTTGAGCCGGTTGGAGCGGGACGGGCTGATCGAGGTGCAGGACAACAAGGCGATCCTCCTCAACAAGTCCTTCTATGCGCAGTTCAAGGGGGTTGCCTGA
- a CDS encoding LysE family translocator — MTTATLLYFLGASIALTLAPGPDNIFVMTQGIARGRRPAIITALGMCSGISVHTTAAAFGISALFYSSALAFNLVKYAGAAYLLYLAFRTLQDRSAVRLATADDRPAAALFRRGFIMNVLNPKVALFFLAFLPQFVTPAAGHVPLQMLLLGLIFMVQAIVIFCLIGYFAGSIGSYILARPRVAKHFDWLTAGVFASLGIRLALAER; from the coding sequence ATGACCACAGCCACCCTGCTCTATTTCCTGGGCGCATCCATCGCCCTGACCCTGGCGCCGGGCCCCGATAACATCTTCGTCATGACCCAGGGGATCGCCCGCGGCCGCAGGCCGGCCATCATCACGGCCCTGGGGATGTGCAGCGGCATCAGTGTCCACACCACAGCCGCTGCCTTCGGCATCTCGGCCCTGTTCTACTCGTCGGCGCTCGCCTTCAACCTGGTAAAGTACGCCGGCGCCGCCTATCTCCTCTACCTGGCCTTCAGGACCCTGCAGGATCGCTCGGCGGTCAGGCTCGCCACTGCCGACGACAGGCCCGCTGCCGCCCTGTTCAGGCGTGGGTTCATCATGAACGTGCTCAACCCCAAGGTGGCGCTCTTCTTCCTCGCCTTCCTCCCCCAGTTCGTCACCCCGGCCGCTGGCCACGTCCCCCTGCAGATGCTGCTCCTGGGGCTCATCTTCATGGTGCAGGCCATCGTCATCTTCTGCCTGATCGGCTATTTTGCCGGCAGCATCGGCAGCTACATCCTTGCCCGGCCGCGGGTCGCCAAGCACTTCGACTGGCTGACCGCCGGGGTCTTCGCCTCGCTGGGGATCAGGCTCGCCCTGGCGGAGCGGTGA
- a CDS encoding methyltransferase domain-containing protein produces MQSYVHGYHERESERLEDQARTLEELLHHDTRYPAGCHVLEAGCGVGAQTVILGRNSPEARFTSVDISVDSLGEARLAAARAGLDNVDFRQADLYALPFGDGTFDHVFLCFVLEHLHRPAEALAELRRVVKPGGTVTVIEGDHGTVCFHPESAAARRTIECLVELQELAGGDALIGRRLYPLLENAGLRQVRVSPRMVYADASRPVLVEGFTRKTFIAMVEGVRERAIAAAMMRDEAWERGIADLQRAADDDGTFCYTFFKGVGSR; encoded by the coding sequence ATGCAATCCTATGTCCACGGCTATCACGAGCGGGAGTCCGAGCGCCTGGAGGACCAGGCCCGGACCCTGGAGGAGCTGCTGCACCACGATACCCGCTATCCGGCCGGCTGCCATGTCCTGGAGGCGGGGTGCGGCGTCGGGGCGCAGACCGTGATCCTGGGGAGGAACAGCCCTGAGGCGCGCTTCACCTCGGTGGATATCTCCGTCGATTCCCTGGGGGAGGCGCGCCTGGCAGCGGCCAGGGCCGGGCTCGACAATGTGGATTTCCGCCAGGCAGACCTCTATGCCCTCCCTTTTGGCGACGGCACGTTCGACCATGTCTTTCTCTGTTTCGTCCTGGAGCACCTGCACCGGCCGGCCGAGGCGCTGGCGGAGCTCAGGCGGGTGGTGAAGCCGGGAGGGACCGTTACCGTCATCGAGGGGGATCACGGGACGGTCTGCTTTCACCCGGAAAGCGCGGCGGCGCGCCGGACCATCGAGTGTCTCGTCGAGCTGCAGGAGCTGGCCGGGGGGGATGCGCTGATCGGTCGCCGGCTCTATCCGCTTTTGGAAAATGCCGGTTTGCGGCAGGTCCGGGTGTCGCCCCGCATGGTCTATGCGGATGCCAGCAGACCGGTCCTGGTGGAGGGGTTCACCCGGAAGACCTTCATCGCCATGGTGGAGGGGGTGCGGGAGCGGGCCATTGCCGCGGCCATGATGCGGGATGAGGCGTGGGAACGGGGGATTGCCGACCTGCAGCGGGCCGCGGATGATGACGGCACCTTCTGCTATACCTTTTTTAAAGGGGTCGGCAGCAGGTAG